A window from Shewanella livingstonensis encodes these proteins:
- a CDS encoding class II glutamine amidotransferase: MCELLAMSANVPTDIVFSFTGLAERGGITGPHVDGWGITFYEGKGNRTFKDACPSSKSHIAQLIKSYPIKSEIVISHIRQANRGCVSLVNTHPFSRELWGRYWTYAHNGQLSDYQAKFAVSRFQPVGDTDSELAFCWILESVVNKFGDFEPESMTNVFEYISQLADEIRQLGVFNMLLSNGIDLMTYCTNNLCHITRRAPFGQATLIDTDVVIDFSQETTPNDVVTVIATRPLTNNENWVVLQPGEWKLFRQGELIRS, encoded by the coding sequence ATGTGTGAATTACTGGCGATGAGTGCCAATGTGCCAACAGATATTGTGTTTAGTTTTACAGGCTTGGCTGAGCGAGGCGGAATAACCGGTCCTCATGTTGATGGTTGGGGGATTACCTTTTATGAAGGCAAAGGAAACCGCACGTTTAAAGATGCTTGTCCTAGCAGTAAATCACATATTGCACAGTTGATTAAGTCATATCCGATTAAAAGCGAGATAGTTATAAGCCATATTCGTCAAGCTAATCGTGGCTGTGTTTCTTTGGTCAATACTCATCCATTTAGCCGTGAGCTATGGGGCCGCTATTGGACCTACGCACATAATGGTCAATTATCAGATTACCAAGCGAAATTTGCCGTGTCTCGTTTTCAACCTGTAGGGGATACCGACAGTGAATTGGCTTTTTGTTGGATATTGGAATCGGTGGTCAATAAGTTTGGCGATTTTGAACCTGAAAGTATGACGAATGTATTTGAGTATATAAGCCAACTTGCCGATGAGATAAGACAACTGGGCGTGTTTAATATGTTGTTGAGCAATGGTATAGATTTAATGACATATTGTACGAATAATTTGTGCCATATCACCCGCAGGGCGCCATTTGGCCAGGCAACTTTAATTGATACTGATGTTGTCATCGATTTTAGTCAAGAAACCACGCCAAATGACGTGGTAACTGTTATTGCGACTCGCCCATTAACCAACAATGAGAATTGGGTTGTTTTACAGCCCGGTGAGTGGAAGTTATTTCGTCAAGGTGAGTTAATCCGCAGCTAA
- the fadE gene encoding acyl-CoA dehydrogenase FadE: protein MTTLLWIIAMIFVLGAMAYLRVSLLSTTIAAAIVLVVGSTMDIIGVITWIVFLVIALPLNIKSFRQNFISRPLIKVYRGIMPEMSSTEKEAIEAGTTWWEADLFAGNPNWSKLHNYPKARLTADEQAFLDGPVEEVCKMTNQHQVSHVLGDLPQDIWQFLKDNGFFAMIIKKKYGGLEYSAYAQSCVLQKLAGVSSELASTVGVPNSLGPGELLQHYGTKDQQDHYLPRLAQGLEVPCFALTSPEAGSDAGSIPDFGVVCKGEFQGEEVLGMKLTWNKRYITLAPVATVLGLAFKLRDPDHLLGDKEELGITCALIPTDIPGVETGRRHFPLNCMFQNGPTRGNEVFVPLSFIIGGPEMAGQGWRMLVECLSVGRGITLPSNSAGGVKTAAVATGAYARIRRQFKLPIGKLEGIEEPMARLGGNAYLMDAVATLTTTAIDLGEKPSVVSAIVKFHLTDRMQKCIIDAMDIHGGKGVCLGPNNYLGRGYQAAPIAITVEGANILTRSMIIYGQGAIRCHPYVLAEMESAFDTDASRGLANFDAAIFGHIGFATSNFIRSFWMGLTSSHFSNSPYSDKTKRYYQQMNRFSANLALLSDLAMATLGGNLKRKERISARLGDLLSQLYLTSATLKRYEDDGRLTEDLPLVQWAVEDSLYKLQDSLDDLLNNFPMGLGIALRAVIFPFGRPIKRPSDVLDHKVAKIMQTPCASRDRLGKGQFWTPSEFNPVGIQEQTFKDILAAEPLYDKVCKAAGKRLPFMWLDKIAAEGKALGVLSDSEIALLEQAEIGRLKSINVDDFDTDELRAQLAPKAKQERAA from the coding sequence GTGACCACCCTACTTTGGATCATCGCGATGATCTTTGTGCTCGGCGCGATGGCATACTTAAGAGTATCGCTATTATCAACAACGATTGCTGCGGCGATTGTGTTAGTCGTTGGTAGCACTATGGACATTATTGGTGTAATTACATGGATTGTATTCCTTGTTATTGCACTTCCGTTAAACATAAAATCATTCAGACAAAACTTTATCAGTCGTCCACTGATAAAAGTGTATCGCGGTATCATGCCAGAAATGTCTTCTACAGAAAAAGAAGCTATTGAAGCCGGTACAACGTGGTGGGAAGCAGATTTATTTGCCGGTAATCCTAACTGGAGCAAATTACATAACTATCCTAAAGCGCGGTTAACTGCAGATGAGCAAGCATTCTTAGATGGTCCTGTTGAAGAAGTTTGTAAAATGACTAATCAACACCAGGTTTCACATGTGCTTGGTGATTTACCTCAGGACATATGGCAGTTCCTTAAAGACAATGGCTTCTTTGCCATGATCATTAAGAAAAAGTATGGCGGTTTAGAATACTCTGCTTATGCCCAGTCTTGCGTACTGCAAAAACTCGCAGGCGTGAGTAGCGAATTAGCATCAACAGTCGGTGTGCCTAACTCGTTAGGCCCTGGTGAGTTGTTACAACACTATGGAACTAAAGATCAGCAAGATCATTATTTGCCTCGTTTAGCCCAAGGTTTAGAAGTGCCATGTTTTGCACTCACTAGTCCAGAAGCAGGCAGCGATGCGGGTTCTATTCCAGATTTTGGTGTGGTATGTAAAGGTGAATTCCAAGGCGAAGAAGTGCTTGGTATGAAGCTAACCTGGAACAAACGTTATATTACCCTAGCACCTGTTGCGACGGTATTAGGTTTAGCGTTTAAACTGCGCGATCCGGATCACCTATTAGGTGATAAAGAAGAATTAGGTATCACTTGTGCGCTTATCCCTACGGATATTCCAGGTGTTGAAACTGGTCGTCGTCATTTTCCATTGAACTGTATGTTCCAAAATGGTCCAACACGCGGCAACGAAGTGTTTGTGCCATTAAGCTTCATTATTGGTGGTCCAGAAATGGCCGGCCAAGGTTGGAGAATGTTAGTTGAATGTTTATCTGTGGGTCGTGGTATTACCCTACCGTCAAACTCAGCTGGTGGCGTAAAAACAGCTGCTGTTGCAACGGGCGCTTATGCACGTATTCGTCGTCAATTTAAGTTACCAATTGGTAAGTTAGAAGGCATCGAAGAGCCAATGGCACGTTTAGGCGGTAATGCTTATCTTATGGACGCTGTAGCAACTCTTACTACAACGGCGATTGATTTAGGTGAAAAACCATCGGTTGTATCCGCTATCGTTAAATTCCATTTAACCGACAGAATGCAGAAATGCATTATTGATGCGATGGATATTCACGGTGGTAAAGGTGTATGTCTGGGACCAAATAACTACTTAGGCCGTGGCTACCAAGCCGCACCTATTGCGATTACCGTTGAAGGTGCCAACATTCTAACTCGTTCAATGATTATTTATGGACAAGGGGCTATCCGCTGTCATCCATATGTATTGGCCGAAATGGAATCAGCATTTGATACCGATGCAAGCCGTGGTTTAGCTAATTTTGACGCTGCAATCTTTGGTCATATTGGTTTTGCAACGTCTAACTTTATTCGTAGTTTTTGGATGGGCTTAACCTCATCTCATTTCTCAAATAGCCCTTATTCAGATAAAACCAAACGTTACTACCAGCAGATGAACCGTTTCAGTGCTAACTTAGCGTTATTGTCTGACTTAGCAATGGCTACACTAGGTGGTAATCTAAAACGTAAAGAACGTATTTCTGCACGTTTAGGTGACTTATTGAGCCAACTATACCTGACTTCTGCAACGTTAAAACGTTATGAAGATGATGGCCGTTTAACTGAAGATTTACCTTTAGTACAATGGGCTGTTGAAGATTCATTATACAAGTTACAAGATTCATTAGATGACTTACTTAACAACTTCCCAATGGGTCTTGGTATTGCACTACGTGCGGTTATCTTCCCGTTTGGTCGTCCAATTAAGCGTCCTAGTGATGTGTTAGATCATAAAGTGGCTAAGATCATGCAAACGCCTTGTGCGAGCCGTGACCGTTTAGGCAAAGGTCAGTTCTGGACTCCCTCTGAGTTCAACCCTGTCGGTATCCAAGAACAGACGTTCAAAGATATCCTTGCCGCAGAACCACTGTACGATAAAGTCTGTAAAGCTGCTGGTAAACGTCTGCCATTTATGTGGTTAGACAAAATTGCTGCAGAAGGTAAAGCGCTTGGTGTGTTAAGCGACAGCGAAATCGCTTTACTTGAACAAGCTGAAATTGGTCGCTTGAAATCAATTAACGTTGATGACTTCGATACCGATGAACTTCGTGCGCAACTTGCACCAAAAGCAAAGCAAGAAAGAGCAGCTTAG
- a CDS encoding PaaI family thioesterase: protein MKHLTGLQLMQAMLNGDIPAPSITQTMPMAAIEVCEGQVTFEAFADERHLNPMGGVHGGFAATVLDSATACAVHSALPAGVGYSTIDLNIKMVRPVPQKQRLLAKGSVMNLSKSLGIAQATLTTEDGKLLATATASCLILRGK, encoded by the coding sequence ATGAAACACCTTACAGGATTACAATTAATGCAAGCCATGCTTAACGGCGATATCCCTGCTCCTTCAATTACCCAAACCATGCCAATGGCCGCTATTGAAGTCTGCGAAGGCCAAGTCACCTTCGAAGCCTTCGCTGATGAGCGTCATCTCAATCCGATGGGCGGCGTGCATGGTGGTTTTGCCGCCACTGTACTGGACTCAGCAACCGCATGTGCAGTCCATTCAGCTTTACCAGCTGGTGTCGGTTACTCAACTATTGATTTGAATATTAAAATGGTGCGCCCAGTGCCACAAAAGCAACGTTTATTAGCCAAAGGCAGTGTGATGAACTTGTCTAAGTCATTGGGTATTGCACAAGCAACCTTAACCACTGAAGACGGTAAATTATTAGCTACGGCAACAGCAAGCTGCCTGATTCTTCGCGGTAAATAG
- a CDS encoding efflux RND transporter permease subunit, with protein MILTDLSVKRPVLASVISILLVVLGLVSFGKLPLREYPNIDPPIVSVETSYRGASASVVESRITQLIEDQISGVEGIRHISSSSSDGRSSVTIEFDINRDIEAATNDVRDRISGLLEQLPEEADAPSIYKANGSDEVIMWLNLVSDQMDILQLTDYANRYLVDRFSVIDGVSTLRLGGGKVYALRIWIDRQALASRNLTVSDVETALRSENVELPAGSIESKERHFTVRLDRVFKTAEDFSNLVITQGDDGYLVKLGDVAKVEIGSEEERIIFRGNKESMIGLGVSKQSTANTLEVARAANALVDKLNPTLPAGMQIKRSYDSSVFIEASIDEVYQTLFIAMVLVIVVIYLFLGSVRAMLIPAITVPVSLLGTFIVLYALGYTINLLTLLAMILAIGMVVDDAIVMLENIHRRIENGDSPLKAAFLGAREVGFAVVATTLVLVAVFMPITFLEGDLGKLFKEFAVTMSAAVIFSSIVALTLTPMMCSKLLKPAGQDPWLVKQVDKMMNTLSGWYLVSLKTGMKRPVLVSLVVLIAFGLSGYLINKVPQEFAPQEDRGAMFLIVNGPQGASFEYIEKYMDEVEGRLMPLVETGEIKRLLIRAPRGFGTAADFSNGMAIIVLEDWAERRSANEIIVDIRNRLADLAGIRAFPIMRQAFGRGVGKPVQFVIGGPSYEELAQWRDIMIEKAKDNHNIVGLDHDYQETKPQLRVVIDRERAADLGVSISHIGRTLESMLGSRLVTTFMRDGEEYDVIVEGNRDNQSTATDMENIYVRSDRSQELIPLSNLVSVEEFADASSLNRYNRMRSITLEANLAADYSLGEALDYMNDLAATYLPAEAVISYKGPSLDYQESGSSMNFVFALALGIVFLVLAAQFESFIHPMVIMLTVPLATLGALVGLWLTGQSINIYSQIGIIMLIGLAAKNGILIVEFSNQLRDRGVEFQQAILQASTQRLRPILMTGITTAAGAIPLVMASGAGAETRFVIGVVVLSGILLATFFTLIVIPVAYSLFARNSSSPEAVAKQLEIELQDD; from the coding sequence ATGATATTAACTGACTTATCGGTTAAAAGGCCGGTTTTAGCTTCTGTTATCAGTATTTTACTTGTTGTATTAGGTTTAGTGTCATTTGGAAAATTACCGTTACGTGAATATCCCAACATTGATCCACCAATTGTGTCGGTGGAAACCAGCTATCGTGGTGCCAGTGCCTCCGTCGTAGAAAGTCGGATTACTCAGCTGATTGAAGATCAAATTAGTGGCGTAGAAGGCATTCGTCATATCAGTTCGTCTAGTAGCGATGGTCGCTCAAGTGTGACCATTGAGTTTGATATTAATCGTGATATTGAAGCCGCGACCAACGATGTTCGTGACCGTATTTCTGGTTTATTGGAGCAATTACCCGAAGAGGCAGATGCGCCTTCGATTTACAAGGCCAACGGCAGCGACGAAGTTATTATGTGGCTCAATTTGGTGTCAGACCAAATGGATATCTTGCAGTTAACAGATTATGCCAACCGCTATTTAGTGGACCGCTTTTCGGTTATCGATGGTGTATCCACGCTGCGTTTAGGTGGCGGTAAAGTATATGCCTTGCGCATTTGGATTGACCGGCAAGCATTAGCGTCACGCAATTTAACCGTGTCAGACGTTGAAACGGCATTACGTTCTGAAAACGTTGAATTACCTGCAGGATCAATTGAATCAAAAGAACGCCATTTTACCGTTCGTTTAGACAGGGTATTTAAAACGGCCGAAGATTTTTCAAACTTGGTGATTACCCAAGGTGATGACGGCTACTTAGTTAAGCTCGGCGATGTGGCAAAAGTTGAAATTGGCTCTGAAGAAGAACGGATTATCTTCAGGGGCAATAAAGAATCCATGATTGGGTTAGGGGTGAGTAAACAATCAACCGCAAACACTCTAGAAGTGGCGCGAGCGGCCAATGCCTTAGTGGATAAGCTTAACCCAACATTACCAGCGGGTATGCAGATTAAGCGCTCATACGACAGCTCGGTATTTATTGAAGCCTCTATTGATGAAGTATACCAAACCCTGTTTATTGCCATGGTATTAGTCATTGTGGTGATTTATTTATTTCTAGGCTCGGTGAGGGCAATGTTAATCCCTGCTATCACAGTGCCAGTGTCTTTGCTTGGCACCTTTATTGTACTTTATGCACTTGGTTACACCATTAATTTATTAACCTTACTCGCGATGATCCTGGCGATTGGTATGGTGGTTGATGATGCGATTGTGATGCTAGAAAACATTCATCGACGTATCGAAAATGGTGATTCACCTTTAAAGGCGGCCTTCTTAGGTGCGCGCGAAGTGGGGTTTGCTGTAGTTGCAACAACACTCGTGCTGGTTGCTGTGTTTATGCCCATTACCTTTTTAGAGGGTGATTTAGGCAAGTTGTTTAAAGAGTTTGCCGTAACCATGAGTGCGGCGGTGATATTTTCGAGTATTGTCGCGTTAACGCTAACACCAATGATGTGTTCTAAATTACTCAAGCCAGCAGGGCAAGACCCGTGGTTGGTTAAGCAAGTCGATAAGATGATGAATACCTTATCTGGCTGGTATTTAGTGAGTCTCAAAACCGGGATGAAACGGCCGGTGTTAGTATCGTTAGTGGTACTCATAGCGTTTGGGCTGAGTGGTTATTTAATCAACAAAGTGCCACAAGAATTTGCTCCGCAAGAAGACCGCGGAGCGATGTTCTTAATCGTAAACGGTCCACAAGGTGCCAGCTTCGAATACATTGAAAAATACATGGACGAAGTGGAAGGGCGTTTAATGCCGTTGGTTGAAACTGGCGAAATTAAGCGCTTATTGATCCGTGCCCCTCGTGGTTTTGGAACTGCTGCTGATTTTTCTAATGGCATGGCTATTATTGTGCTCGAAGATTGGGCTGAGCGTCGCAGTGCCAACGAAATCATTGTCGATATTCGTAATCGTTTAGCTGATTTAGCAGGCATTAGAGCGTTCCCTATTATGCGCCAAGCTTTTGGGCGTGGCGTAGGGAAACCGGTGCAGTTTGTCATTGGTGGTCCAAGCTACGAAGAACTTGCGCAGTGGCGGGACATTATGATTGAAAAAGCCAAAGATAATCATAATATTGTTGGCTTAGATCATGATTACCAAGAGACTAAACCGCAATTGCGGGTGGTGATAGATCGTGAACGTGCAGCAGATTTAGGCGTGTCTATTTCTCATATTGGTCGAACTCTCGAGTCAATGCTAGGTTCGCGTTTAGTGACTACCTTTATGCGTGATGGTGAAGAGTACGATGTAATAGTGGAGGGTAATCGTGATAATCAAAGCACTGCGACGGACATGGAAAACATCTATGTACGTTCAGATCGCTCGCAAGAACTGATCCCACTATCGAATTTAGTCTCAGTTGAAGAGTTTGCTGATGCAAGTTCATTGAATCGATACAACCGTATGCGTTCAATCACCTTAGAAGCTAATTTAGCGGCTGATTATAGCCTAGGTGAAGCATTAGATTACATGAATGACCTTGCTGCGACTTATTTACCTGCTGAAGCGGTAATAAGCTATAAAGGTCCATCACTTGACTATCAAGAGTCAGGTAGCTCAATGAACTTTGTTTTTGCACTGGCTTTAGGTATTGTATTTTTAGTCTTAGCTGCTCAGTTTGAGAGCTTTATTCATCCTATGGTGATCATGCTAACCGTTCCGCTCGCCACTTTAGGTGCGCTTGTGGGTCTGTGGTTAACAGGTCAGAGTATTAACATATACAGTCAAATTGGTATTATTATGTTAATAGGCTTAGCGGCTAAAAATGGTATTTTGATTGTTGAGTTCTCTAATCAACTGCGCGACCGCGGAGTTGAATTTCAGCAAGCTATTTTACAGGCGTCTACGCAGCGGTTACGTCCTATTTTAATGACAGGTATAACCACAGCAGCAGGCGCGATTCCATTAGTGATGGCCTCAGGAGCTGGGGCTGAAACCCGTTTTGTTATAGGTGTTGTGGTGTTATCAGGCATTTTACTGGCGACGTTCTTTACTTTGATTGTTATTCCGGTTGCTTACAGCTTATTTGCTCGTAACAGTAGTTCACCGGAAGCGGTTGCTAAGCAGTTAGAAATCGAATTACAAGACGATTAA
- a CDS encoding efflux RND transporter periplasmic adaptor subunit yields the protein MKKIILLIVVVLVALSAYYLMSPKEEIVQRPRPIPNVVVASVEIMPIRDEVEALGTGKAFESIIVTSKVTEIVTKINFNDGDLVERGTLLVQLRNDEHKAKVAVTEIKLVENLRELDRIRSLVTSKTIAELERDRLQSLIDTTRAEVQQAKAALEDRAIKAPFAGKLGLRQVSVGSLVSPGEQISTLDDVSKIKLDFSVPERFIQELQPGKLVEARAVAYPEQIFKGVVTSIDTRVNPDTRAVVVRAVMPNDDFKLLPGMLMKVRLIKQSREALLLPEAAIIPIQNKHFVYIVSAENKVEQVQVTLGTRTRGWVEITQGLEVGQQVIIRGILKVRPGDEVTVQQAENFKFVQVEGMEKSA from the coding sequence ATGAAAAAGATAATCCTACTGATTGTCGTAGTGCTCGTCGCACTGTCGGCCTACTATTTAATGTCTCCTAAAGAAGAGATAGTTCAACGCCCTAGGCCTATCCCTAATGTTGTTGTTGCCAGCGTTGAAATTATGCCTATTCGTGATGAAGTAGAAGCGTTAGGCACAGGCAAAGCATTTGAATCGATTATCGTGACATCCAAAGTGACTGAAATAGTGACTAAGATTAATTTTAATGATGGTGATTTAGTTGAAAGGGGTACGCTTTTAGTGCAGCTGAGAAATGACGAACATAAAGCTAAAGTAGCCGTTACCGAAATTAAGTTAGTTGAAAATCTCCGCGAATTAGATCGTATCCGTTCACTGGTTACCAGTAAAACGATTGCTGAATTAGAGCGCGATCGTTTACAAAGTTTAATTGATACCACCCGCGCAGAAGTTCAGCAGGCAAAAGCGGCTCTTGAAGATCGTGCAATTAAAGCACCCTTTGCAGGCAAGTTAGGCCTACGCCAAGTGAGTGTCGGCAGCTTAGTTAGTCCTGGTGAGCAAATCAGTACTTTAGATGATGTCAGTAAAATTAAATTAGACTTTTCTGTACCAGAACGTTTTATTCAAGAGTTACAGCCAGGTAAACTCGTTGAAGCCAGAGCGGTTGCATACCCTGAACAGATATTCAAAGGCGTTGTTACGTCAATTGACACCCGCGTAAACCCTGATACCCGAGCTGTAGTTGTGCGTGCGGTAATGCCTAATGACGATTTTAAGTTATTGCCTGGTATGTTGATGAAAGTCCGTCTTATTAAACAAAGTCGTGAAGCACTGCTGTTACCCGAAGCCGCTATTATCCCTATTCAAAACAAACACTTTGTTTATATTGTTAGCGCTGAAAATAAAGTAGAGCAAGTACAAGTGACTTTAGGTACACGTACCCGTGGTTGGGTTGAGATTACCCAGGGGCTTGAAGTCGGTCAACAAGTGATTATTCGCGGTATTCTAAAAGTGCGTCCTGGTGATGAAGTTACAGTACAGCAAGCTGAAAACTTTAAGTTTGTTCAAGTAGAAGGTATGGAGAAGTCGGCATGA